In a single window of the Cydia pomonella isolate Wapato2018A chromosome 2, ilCydPomo1, whole genome shotgun sequence genome:
- the LOC133534853 gene encoding retinoid-inducible serine carboxypeptidase-like, with protein MDMLSHWLIISALLCCLVNGQFGPFRQDSGYVTVRRGAHMFYWLFYTTADVSSYTDRPLVVWLQGGPGGSSTGIGNFEILGPLDLSLQERNYTWVKNFNVLFIDNPVGTGYSYVDDWSFLTTTNDEIAVDFVNLMKGFYEAHSEFEGVPLYIYGQSYGGKMAVDMGIRMHEAEQAGTIRSNLRGIAMGNAWIHPVDLTLTWGPLLLAAGLVDETGYQNIQEAAKETERLFNEGLYVESTAAWAATQTQVFRGTHNVDFYNILTKTQGFGPDTRTDYEIARELMIRDISYSTMSRQEEYNLNYLMNGPVKEALGIPAHVHWGSLSNAVFDRLRGDFMKPVTEGIEKLLNETDIIVQKYNGNLDLICDTPGQLLWMDRLQWTGAEAYRSAPRQPIWENNRLEGYSKSYGNLRFFWINVAGHSVPRDNPTGSNAFLRDMTSFG; from the exons ATGGACATGTTGTCACACTGGTTGATTATTTCAGCATTGTTATGTTGTCTAGTAAATG gTCAGTTCGGGCCGTTCAGGCAAGACTCAGGCTATGTCACTGTGAGACGGGGTGCTCATATGTTCTATTGGCTGTTTTACACGACCGCCGATGTCTCGAGCTACACTGACCGACCGCTGGTAGTGTGGCTTCAGGGAGGCCCTGGAG gctcATCCACTGGCATCGGGAACTTCGAAATCTTAGGACCACTTGATTTATCACTGCAGGAGAGGAATTACACGTGG GTAAAGAATTTTAATGTTCTTTTCATTGACAATCCTGTAGGCACCGGTTACAGCTATGTTGACGATTGGAGTTTCCTCACGACAACTAATGATGAAATTG CTGTAGACTTTGTAAACCTAATGAAAGGTTTTTATGAGGCGCATTCCGAATTCGAGGGAGTACCGTTATACATTTATGGACAGTCGTATGGTGGGAAAATGGCAGTTGATATGGGCATTCGTATGCATGAG GCAGAGCAGGCAGGAACAATTAGGTCCAATTTAAGAGGCATTGCGATGGGCAACGCATGGATTCACCCGGTAGACTTGACGCTCACTTGGGGTCCTTTGCTCCTGGCCGCAGGGTTGGTCGACGAGACCGGCTATCAGAACATACAGGAGGCCGCGAAGGAGACCGAGAGGCTATTCAACGAAGGCCTCTACGTGGAGTCCACGGCCGCGTGGGCTGCCACGCAAACACAGGTCTTCCGTGGGACCCACAATGTCGACTTCTACAATATACTGACCAAAACTCAAGGCTTCGGACCAGACACCAGGACTGATTATG AAATCGCAAGAGAACTCATGATCCGCGACATATCCTACTCCACAATGAGCCGCCAGGAGGAGTACAATCTGAACTACCTGATGAACGGGCCCGTGAAGGAGGCGCTCGGCATACCGGCCCATGTGCACTGGGGCTCGCTGTCCAACGCGGTGTTCGACCGGCTGCGGGGAGACTTCATGAAACCAGTCACCGAAGGAA ttgaAAAACTGTTAAATGAGACTGACATCATTGTCCAAAAGTATAACGGGAACCTCGATTTGATCTGCGATACTCCTG GGCAACTGCTGTGGATGGATCGCCTGCAATGGACCGGCGCCGAGGCCTACCGCAGCGCGCCCCGGCAGCCTATCTGGGAGAACAACCGTCTGGAGGGCTACTCCAAGTCCTATGGGAACCTGCGGTTCTTCTGGATAAACGTGGCTGGCCACAGT GTTCCAAGAGATAACCCTACCGGATCAAATGCCTTTCTACGAGATATGACTTCATTTGGGTGA